From the Leptospira biflexa serovar Patoc strain 'Patoc 1 (Paris)' genome, one window contains:
- a CDS encoding sterol desaturase family protein, producing the protein MNSDAFMEYAFIVMVALIGIEIFVSYMKGKQFYRLNVLIADVSTGVIFALVGVVILLGALYVYDIVEKNYSLSALGYHFFPLISPFQFSPSFVVNWQALGAWTFSVVFADFIYYWFHRHCHEINLFWATHVTHHSTQEMNLSVAFRGNGLQRIFEYTYFLAMALLGIPWAMFLLSHRILKVYQFVVHTRFIGKLGFLEEFMVTPSNHRVHHGTQRKYLDRNHGGIFIIWDRLFGSFEWETDEPIYGLTKPVNSFNPITVNLHVFKDMFFQIFKCKSMGDIFKTIFGPPGWKPTYLQTPEDAFKEPAYTEKYDPKPPMGVMVYVALQAAVLMAVGLVIWKVAKINLEQDMTSLGILSLVIIFSLFSIDRTMEMKRWSRRTEVVRNMLFIVAFVLALVYSNIPQY; encoded by the coding sequence ATGAATAGCGATGCCTTTATGGAATACGCCTTTATCGTCATGGTCGCACTGATCGGTATTGAAATTTTTGTTTCTTATATGAAGGGCAAACAATTTTACCGTTTGAATGTTCTCATAGCTGATGTTAGCACAGGTGTCATCTTTGCACTTGTGGGAGTGGTCATCTTACTTGGTGCCCTTTATGTTTATGATATCGTCGAAAAGAATTACTCTTTGTCTGCACTTGGTTATCATTTTTTCCCTCTGATAAGTCCCTTCCAATTTTCACCTAGTTTTGTTGTGAATTGGCAGGCCCTTGGTGCTTGGACTTTCTCTGTGGTATTTGCTGATTTTATCTACTACTGGTTTCACAGGCATTGCCATGAAATCAATTTGTTTTGGGCAACCCATGTCACCCACCATTCCACTCAAGAAATGAACCTATCGGTGGCGTTTCGTGGGAACGGCTTACAAAGGATTTTTGAATATACGTACTTCCTTGCGATGGCACTCCTTGGAATCCCATGGGCGATGTTTTTATTGAGCCACCGGATCTTAAAAGTATACCAATTTGTGGTCCACACCCGTTTCATTGGCAAACTTGGATTTTTGGAAGAATTTATGGTGACTCCTTCTAACCATAGAGTCCACCACGGAACCCAAAGGAAGTATCTCGATCGTAACCACGGTGGGATCTTTATCATTTGGGACCGTTTGTTTGGATCCTTTGAGTGGGAAACAGATGAACCAATCTATGGTTTGACAAAACCAGTGAACTCATTTAATCCCATCACAGTCAACTTACACGTGTTTAAGGATATGTTCTTTCAAATCTTCAAATGTAAGTCGATGGGAGATATTTTCAAAACTATTTTTGGACCTCCCGGTTGGAAACCAACCTACTTACAAACGCCTGAGGATGCCTTCAAAGAACCAGCTTACACGGAAAAGTATGATCCAAAACCTCCTATGGGTGTGATGGTCTATGTGGCACTGCAAGCGGCTGTCCTTATGGCAGTGGGACTTGTGATTTGGAAAGTTGCCAAAATCAATTTAGAACAAGATATGACAAGCCTTGGGATCTTATCCTTAGTGATCATTTTTAGTTTGTTTTCCATTGATCGAACAATGGAAATGAAACGTTGGTC
- the rlmN gene encoding 23S rRNA (adenine(2503)-C(2))-methyltransferase RlmN: MKEEIPVLKGKTKKELEEICVSLGLEKYRAAQIYTGIYKSRYTTIDQFTTLSKEVREKLKEHTQYPEIEIGRDLVSKEDGTRKFTFYVGENKEIEAVWIPSGDGGRKTICISSQIGCTLNCKFCATGLLEYKGNLQTWQILDQVLQVERLVGDRATNIVFMGMGEPMHNYFSVMKAAHILRDKDAFGLGALRITISTAGVTTGINRFIENKEPFNFAISLNHPNPNARSSVMDVNDKHPLEKLIDSAKRFTKELDRAITFEYVMIPDVNMGRDNAERLAKIARSVNKCKINVIPLNTDFTGWRRPTDDEVKDFVMHLKAKTTAPILNRRSPGRDINGACGMLALKGIRSETTK; the protein is encoded by the coding sequence ATGAAAGAGGAAATACCTGTTCTCAAAGGGAAAACCAAAAAAGAACTAGAAGAGATATGTGTTTCCTTGGGTCTTGAAAAATACCGAGCGGCACAAATTTACACGGGAATTTATAAGAGTCGTTATACGACAATTGATCAGTTTACTACCCTCTCCAAAGAGGTTCGGGAAAAGTTAAAAGAGCACACCCAATACCCTGAAATTGAAATCGGCCGCGATTTGGTTTCCAAAGAAGATGGCACTCGTAAATTTACCTTTTATGTGGGTGAAAACAAAGAGATCGAAGCGGTTTGGATTCCCTCAGGGGATGGGGGCCGAAAAACCATTTGTATTTCCTCTCAAATTGGATGTACCCTCAATTGTAAATTTTGTGCCACAGGCCTTTTGGAATACAAAGGCAATTTACAAACCTGGCAAATCCTCGACCAAGTTTTGCAAGTAGAGCGTCTTGTGGGAGACCGAGCGACAAACATTGTATTTATGGGAATGGGTGAGCCCATGCACAATTATTTTTCAGTGATGAAAGCAGCCCACATTTTACGTGACAAGGATGCCTTTGGACTCGGTGCCCTTCGGATTACGATTTCCACAGCTGGAGTGACAACAGGGATCAATCGTTTCATTGAAAATAAAGAACCTTTTAATTTTGCCATCTCTCTGAACCACCCAAACCCGAACGCACGTTCTTCTGTCATGGACGTAAACGACAAACATCCATTAGAAAAACTCATTGATTCTGCCAAACGATTCACAAAGGAACTCGATCGTGCCATCACTTTTGAATATGTGATGATTCCCGATGTGAACATGGGCCGGGACAATGCAGAACGGCTCGCAAAAATTGCAAGGTCTGTGAACAAATGTAAGATCAATGTGATCCCCCTCAATACAGATTTTACGGGATGGCGTAGACCCACTGATGATGAGGTCAAAGATTTTGTCATGCATCTCAAAGCAAAAACAACAGCTCCCATTCTCAATCGCCGAAGTCCTGGTCGGGACATCAATGGCGCTTGTGGAATGTTAGCTCTCAAAGGAATTCGTAGTGAAACGACAAAGTAA
- a CDS encoding Cys-rich protein has protein sequence MKRQSKWILILCLALNVSNCQDIVEQKCQMACEKFVSCTEEELKLTLSPDVKRTGRIQCMDGCTTHNSDILQCFDQEPNSCKGFGQCLVQIGTFE, from the coding sequence GTGAAACGACAAAGTAAGTGGATTTTGATTTTGTGTTTGGCTCTTAATGTTTCCAACTGCCAAGACATCGTGGAACAAAAATGCCAAATGGCATGTGAAAAATTTGTTTCTTGTACAGAAGAGGAACTCAAACTCACACTCTCTCCTGATGTGAAACGAACAGGGCGAATCCAATGTATGGATGGATGTACCACACATAATAGTGATATATTACAATGTTTTGACCAAGAACCAAACTCTTGCAAGGGGTTTGGACAATGCCTTGTCCAAATTGGTACATTTGAATGA
- a CDS encoding ArnT family glycosyltransferase produces MKESLSASERIFYRILLLMASLPILFTLPLDVIDIDSAQYAGISRELVLSNDFFTLIDNGRRYLDKPILTFWTIATSFFFFGINNIAFRIPAIFLSLLSVYSIYRITILTGGKERQGYLASLAYLLAPGVYAMIVDPKIDVYLTAYLVFTYHFYYLGRKQNPNYFYLMYLMMSMGFITKGPISVVIPAISIGGDILFRRDWKLLFSMKVPTGIFVLISLPALWCYFLYQNFNSYGPVFFLWIQSFGRFYREMYDIKFDPFYFYKSFSWAFFSGLVPMVIYLVFHSYQYTKSLGWKEILRKIRANEYKEVDYVIPFWVFLFLFLISFSRYPLPQYTYWVLPAAALYFGKIMEESLFQSNVARLRPSFLIAGLVYLVGYFLIPVFVSDVGILYYVFGAIGIVFILLSAQLIPLEILITLVGATLFFSAISLQFYPLLTSYQPSKEFGAKIKELEPEEPVVYTFWMSNSKRSYGFYAERNFRNIYDREKLDKLWSEKPERLMILPSEKLDQLREMVGSSYEIIPVLEKDAFKVATPTITFLKKETRNLVTKKISLVWVKKMQGKSSKNSKV; encoded by the coding sequence ATGAAAGAATCTCTCTCCGCATCGGAACGTATTTTTTATCGAATTTTACTCCTAATGGCGTCTTTGCCAATCCTTTTCACATTGCCACTTGATGTGATTGACATTGACAGTGCCCAATATGCAGGCATTAGCCGAGAACTTGTCCTTTCGAATGATTTTTTTACTCTCATCGACAATGGACGTCGCTATTTAGATAAACCCATCCTAACATTTTGGACGATAGCCACATCTTTTTTCTTTTTTGGAATCAATAACATTGCCTTTCGAATTCCAGCCATTTTCCTAAGTTTGCTTTCTGTTTATTCCATCTACCGCATCACGATTTTGACAGGTGGAAAAGAAAGACAAGGATACCTTGCGTCACTTGCGTATTTACTGGCACCAGGTGTGTATGCCATGATTGTCGATCCCAAAATCGATGTATATCTTACCGCCTATTTGGTGTTTACCTATCATTTTTACTATTTGGGTAGAAAACAAAATCCAAATTATTTTTATCTGATGTATCTCATGATGTCGATGGGCTTTATCACAAAGGGTCCCATTTCTGTTGTGATCCCTGCCATTTCCATTGGAGGAGACATCTTATTTCGCAGAGATTGGAAGTTGCTTTTTTCCATGAAAGTTCCGACAGGGATTTTTGTTTTAATTTCGTTACCGGCACTTTGGTGTTACTTCTTATACCAAAACTTCAATTCCTATGGTCCCGTTTTCTTTTTGTGGATCCAGTCTTTCGGTCGTTTTTACCGAGAAATGTATGATATCAAGTTTGATCCTTTTTATTTTTATAAATCCTTTTCTTGGGCATTCTTTAGCGGGCTTGTGCCCATGGTCATCTATCTTGTTTTCCATTCCTACCAATACACCAAATCACTTGGATGGAAAGAGATCCTAAGAAAGATTCGTGCCAATGAATACAAAGAAGTGGATTATGTGATTCCCTTTTGGGTCTTTCTCTTTTTGTTTCTCATATCTTTTTCCCGATACCCACTGCCTCAGTATACCTATTGGGTACTTCCTGCGGCTGCTCTCTACTTTGGAAAGATCATGGAAGAGAGTCTGTTTCAGTCCAATGTCGCAAGACTCAGGCCATCCTTTCTCATCGCTGGTCTCGTGTATCTAGTTGGGTATTTTTTAATCCCCGTGTTTGTATCGGATGTTGGGATCTTGTACTATGTTTTCGGTGCGATTGGGATTGTTTTCATTTTGCTTTCGGCACAACTCATCCCTCTTGAAATTCTCATCACACTTGTGGGTGCGACTCTGTTTTTCTCTGCGATCAGTTTGCAGTTTTATCCTCTCCTTACAAGTTACCAACCTTCGAAAGAATTTGGAGCAAAAATAAAGGAATTAGAACCAGAAGAACCTGTCGTTTATACATTTTGGATGTCCAATTCCAAACGATCCTATGGGTTTTATGCGGAACGAAATTTTCGTAATATCTATGATCGAGAGAAATTGGATAAACTTTGGTCCGAAAAACCGGAACGACTGATGATTTTACCATCTGAAAAATTGGACCAATTGCGAGAGATGGTAGGATCTAGTTACGAAATCATCCCAGTTTTAGAGAAAGATGCCTTCAAAGTGGCCACACCTACCATCACTTTCCTCAAGAAAGAGACAAGAAACCTTGTCACAAAGAAAATTTCTTTGGTTTGGGTGAAAAAAATGCAGGGGAAATCTTCTAAAAACTCGAAAGTATAA
- a CDS encoding cytochrome c3 family protein, with product MNIKILKISVPIVAVAALAYLIFSPSRYVGYSPDQPIPFNHKIHAGDNKIDCKYCHTGVENSAHATVPPSSTCMNCHGAGNVAGNQEHVKWLKAQYESNTPVSWVKVHDQPDFVYFNHSRHVQRGVDCSTCHGNMAEMVKVKQSKSLNMGFCVDCHRENNAPNDCSTCHR from the coding sequence ATGAATATAAAAATACTCAAGATCTCTGTGCCCATCGTTGCAGTTGCAGCGCTTGCATATTTGATTTTTTCACCTAGCCGTTATGTGGGCTATTCACCCGACCAGCCCATCCCCTTCAACCACAAGATACATGCGGGCGATAATAAAATCGACTGTAAGTATTGCCATACAGGCGTTGAAAACTCGGCCCATGCCACAGTTCCCCCAAGTTCCACTTGTATGAACTGCCATGGAGCAGGTAACGTAGCGGGAAACCAAGAACATGTTAAGTGGCTCAAAGCTCAATACGAAAGCAACACTCCAGTTTCCTGGGTGAAGGTCCATGACCAACCAGACTTCGTATACTTCAACCACTCACGACACGTGCAACGCGGCGTTGATTGTTCCACATGTCATGGCAACATGGCAGAGATGGTAAAGGTTAAACAGTCCAAGTCCCTCAATATGGGATTTTGTGTCGATTGCCATAGAGAGAACAATGCTCCTAACGATTGTTCTACGTGCCACAGATAA
- a CDS encoding TAT-variant-translocated molybdopterin oxidoreductase: protein MKDDSFQKEKKSLWQSYELRGTSREKELQKQEFYKSPDPLIAKIKKGDFDRKTFLKFMGASVVMTTVGCIQKPAEKIVPYVNLTIKNPDNNEVEQYDFVKHGHSYHYASVCGGCSVGCGILVKAKDGRPLKLEGNPNHPISEGALCASGQASIFDLYDADRAKEPQQIVNGVAKSSDWFVLDKDVKEKLQANKGKTVIVTKPLSSPATKEFVSEFLRSVGGGKHLEVAFASSDDAITIAQEKSYGKAVLPNYHFDKAKVILSIDSDFLNQVNYHNDFSKRRDLQRNSKSMNVFIAAESHPSMAGSNADQRVPIKPGDQRKFALLIAKALSDLGVGGATGVSGINVDTTASELGISKEVVVRTAKALASAKGESLVVSGGSNTLTEDAVDLQIAVNMLNSMLGNDGKTIDAGNPLKEGKSNYAENLKSLAKDLKERKAGVVILFGVNPVYEAPNGDEWKKLLHEAAQVVQVSDRADETALASNWLAPVSHFLESWGDNESVAGIVSVQQPTIRPLFQSKAFEDMLIGWAGGKLLGSESLYEYLKTKYSKKTNWEDLLRKGVLVSGNPKADKAGRSFRGTIAPLAPSKSGLTVSLYESTALGTGERANNSQLQELPDPVSKVTWDNYVAISPQYSRSSGIKLNDVVTVTVNGKSFELPALVQPGLHPEAVGIALGYGRTNVGEIGNGVGKNASLLAAEVNGTTVYSGLSITLSPTGKKYKLATTQDHHMMSPGVMMGVEWKERPLIISAKLQDYSKNPSAGIPEPEIPKILIDGKLQRAQGANAPSDQPGSQFAYPGYKWGMAVDLTSCSGCGACVVACNIENNVPMVGRDEVRMGREMHWLRIDRYYIGDPEKPESLEIAHQPLMCQHCDNAPCETVCPVAATVHSSEGTNDMVYNRCVGTRYCSNNCPYKVRRFNWLEHWNEHSLLGDAMPTFKARPPRNLGLNPDVTVRSRGVMEKCNFCASRVAEKKIAAKNEGRTLKDGEVKAACEQTCASGAIVFGNVNDPESKVAKLLKDPRSYKLLEYLNIGPAVSYLTRVRNEV, encoded by the coding sequence ATGAAAGACGATAGTTTCCAAAAAGAAAAAAAGTCGCTTTGGCAGTCTTATGAACTTCGCGGTACTTCTCGCGAAAAAGAACTCCAAAAACAAGAGTTCTACAAATCACCAGATCCTTTGATTGCAAAAATCAAAAAAGGTGACTTTGATAGAAAAACATTCCTAAAGTTTATGGGTGCATCCGTTGTGATGACGACGGTTGGTTGTATCCAAAAACCAGCTGAAAAAATTGTTCCTTATGTGAACCTCACCATTAAAAATCCAGACAATAACGAAGTAGAACAATACGACTTCGTAAAACATGGACACTCTTATCACTATGCTTCGGTTTGTGGTGGATGTTCAGTTGGTTGTGGGATACTCGTAAAAGCAAAAGATGGCCGTCCTTTGAAACTCGAAGGAAATCCAAACCATCCAATTTCAGAAGGTGCATTATGTGCTTCTGGACAAGCTTCTATTTTTGATCTTTATGATGCAGACCGTGCCAAAGAACCACAACAAATTGTGAATGGTGTCGCTAAGTCCAGTGACTGGTTTGTTTTAGATAAAGACGTAAAAGAAAAATTACAAGCAAACAAAGGAAAGACGGTCATTGTCACAAAACCTCTTTCTTCTCCTGCAACTAAAGAATTTGTTTCTGAATTTTTACGATCTGTTGGTGGTGGAAAACACTTAGAAGTGGCTTTTGCTTCTTCTGATGATGCGATCACCATTGCACAAGAAAAATCATACGGAAAGGCAGTTCTTCCAAACTACCACTTTGATAAAGCAAAAGTGATCCTTTCCATCGATAGTGACTTCTTAAACCAAGTCAACTATCACAACGATTTTTCAAAACGAAGAGACTTACAAAGAAATTCTAAGTCGATGAATGTTTTCATCGCAGCAGAATCTCACCCGTCCATGGCAGGTTCGAATGCTGACCAAAGAGTTCCCATCAAACCTGGTGACCAAAGAAAGTTTGCCCTCTTAATTGCAAAGGCACTCTCTGATTTGGGAGTAGGCGGCGCCACTGGTGTCTCCGGAATCAACGTTGATACGACTGCTTCTGAACTTGGTATTTCCAAAGAAGTTGTGGTTCGCACAGCGAAGGCTCTCGCTTCTGCTAAGGGTGAATCCCTTGTGGTTTCTGGTGGATCGAACACACTCACTGAAGATGCAGTGGATTTGCAAATCGCAGTCAATATGTTAAACAGCATGCTTGGTAACGATGGAAAAACCATCGATGCGGGAAATCCTTTGAAAGAAGGAAAATCCAACTACGCTGAAAACTTAAAATCTCTCGCAAAAGACTTAAAGGAAAGAAAGGCCGGAGTGGTCATTCTTTTTGGTGTGAACCCTGTGTATGAAGCACCGAACGGTGATGAGTGGAAAAAACTCCTTCATGAAGCAGCGCAAGTGGTACAAGTTTCTGACCGTGCGGATGAAACAGCCCTTGCTTCCAACTGGCTTGCTCCTGTATCACACTTCCTTGAGTCTTGGGGTGATAACGAATCCGTGGCAGGAATTGTATCGGTTCAACAACCAACCATCCGACCTCTTTTCCAATCCAAAGCATTTGAAGATATGCTCATTGGTTGGGCTGGTGGAAAGTTACTTGGTTCCGAGTCTCTCTACGAATACCTCAAAACAAAATACTCGAAAAAAACCAATTGGGAAGACTTACTTCGCAAAGGTGTCCTTGTTTCCGGAAATCCAAAAGCTGACAAAGCAGGGCGCTCTTTCCGAGGAACCATCGCACCTCTCGCACCTTCCAAATCTGGTTTAACAGTTTCCCTATACGAAAGCACAGCTCTCGGAACAGGAGAAAGAGCCAACAACTCCCAACTCCAAGAACTTCCAGATCCAGTTTCTAAAGTCACTTGGGACAATTATGTGGCGATCAGCCCACAATACTCACGTTCGTCGGGAATCAAACTAAACGACGTGGTGACTGTGACGGTAAACGGAAAGTCATTTGAACTTCCAGCCCTTGTCCAACCAGGACTTCACCCGGAAGCGGTGGGAATTGCTCTTGGTTACGGAAGGACTAATGTGGGTGAGATCGGTAATGGTGTGGGTAAAAATGCAAGCCTCCTTGCAGCGGAAGTCAACGGAACAACGGTTTACTCTGGTTTATCCATCACTCTTTCCCCTACAGGAAAAAAATACAAACTCGCTACCACGCAAGACCATCATATGATGAGCCCTGGTGTGATGATGGGTGTGGAATGGAAAGAAAGACCTCTTATCATTTCCGCAAAACTACAAGACTATTCTAAGAATCCAAGTGCAGGGATCCCTGAGCCTGAGATTCCTAAAATCTTAATCGATGGAAAATTACAAAGAGCACAAGGGGCAAACGCTCCTTCCGACCAACCAGGAAGCCAATTCGCTTACCCTGGATACAAATGGGGGATGGCAGTCGACCTAACTTCTTGTTCTGGTTGTGGTGCTTGTGTCGTTGCATGTAATATTGAAAACAACGTGCCAATGGTAGGACGTGACGAAGTGAGAATGGGTCGTGAGATGCATTGGCTTCGTATCGACCGTTACTACATTGGTGATCCTGAAAAACCAGAATCACTCGAAATCGCACACCAACCACTCATGTGCCAACATTGTGATAACGCTCCTTGTGAGACAGTTTGTCCAGTGGCAGCCACCGTTCACAGTTCGGAAGGAACCAATGATATGGTTTACAACCGTTGTGTGGGAACTCGTTACTGCTCGAACAACTGCCCTTACAAAGTGCGTCGTTTTAACTGGTTAGAACATTGGAATGAACATAGTTTGCTTGGGGATGCAATGCCAACGTTTAAGGCACGCCCTCCAAGAAACCTTGGCCTAAACCCAGATGTCACCGTTCGTTCTCGTGGGGTCATGGAAAAATGTAACTTCTGTGCTTCTCGTGTTGCTGAGAAAAAAATCGCAGCGAAAAACGAAGGGCGCACTCTGAAAGATGGGGAAGTGAAAGCCGCTTGTGAACAAACTTGTGCCTCCGGTGCCATTGTGTTCGGTAACGTAAACGATCCTGAATCAAAAGTAGCGAAGCTCTTGAAAGACCCTAGGTCTTACAAACTTCTGGAATACCTAAACATCGGACCTGCCGTCAGTTATTTGACCCGAGTTCGAAACGAAGTTTAA
- the nrfD gene encoding NrfD/PsrC family molybdoenzyme membrane anchor subunit: MSLTQAVRDKLDIPDLVTGGKSLKDVTVDIAKPNEDFPTKLWWNTFLLVLTITLIDVAIIGYLFYEGLYLLGINNPVGWGFFVVNFVFWIGIGHAGTLISAVLYLFRQGWRTGINRAAEAMTIFAVLVAVSNLILHVGRPWLGFWLFPYPNERGPLWVNFRSPLIWDTFAVSTYLSISMVFWYLGLIPDLATLRDRATETWRKNLYNVLAFGWVGSARAWSHLEIVSMILAALSTPLVLSVHTIVSFDFAVSILPGWHTTIFPPYFVAGAIFSGFAMVVTLMVIAREVFNLKNYITMKHLDNMNKIMMVTGLIVGLAYGTEFFIAWYSGNEYEVFAFWNRAFGPYGWAYFIMISCNVLSPQVFWFRKLRYNIPVMFVASLVVNVGMWFERFVIMMTLNRDFLPSSWAMYTPSLFDYAMLIGTFGIFFTLFLLWCRIMPVIAIAEVKTVMPQKEGAHH; the protein is encoded by the coding sequence ATGTCATTAACACAAGCAGTTAGAGATAAATTAGATATCCCCGACCTGGTCACAGGCGGGAAATCGCTAAAAGATGTAACCGTTGATATCGCAAAACCAAACGAAGATTTCCCTACCAAACTTTGGTGGAATACCTTCCTATTGGTTTTGACAATCACCCTGATCGACGTAGCCATTATCGGTTATTTGTTTTACGAAGGCCTTTACTTACTTGGGATCAACAACCCAGTGGGTTGGGGGTTTTTCGTCGTCAACTTCGTATTTTGGATTGGTATCGGTCACGCAGGGACATTGATCTCTGCGGTATTATACCTTTTTCGCCAAGGATGGAGAACAGGGATCAACCGTGCCGCGGAAGCGATGACCATCTTTGCCGTACTCGTTGCGGTATCAAACCTCATCCTCCACGTAGGTCGTCCATGGCTTGGATTTTGGCTTTTCCCATATCCAAACGAAAGGGGACCACTTTGGGTGAACTTCCGTTCCCCACTGATTTGGGACACATTTGCGGTATCTACCTACCTTTCCATTTCCATGGTGTTCTGGTATTTGGGTCTTATCCCTGACCTTGCGACCCTTCGGGATCGTGCAACGGAAACTTGGAGAAAGAACTTATACAACGTCCTAGCCTTTGGTTGGGTTGGTTCGGCAAGAGCTTGGTCTCATTTGGAAATCGTTTCCATGATTTTGGCCGCTCTTTCCACACCACTTGTACTTTCGGTTCACACCATCGTATCCTTCGACTTCGCGGTTTCCATCCTTCCAGGTTGGCACACGACCATCTTCCCTCCATACTTCGTTGCCGGTGCGATTTTCTCCGGATTTGCGATGGTGGTAACCCTTATGGTCATTGCTCGTGAAGTGTTCAACTTAAAGAACTACATCACAATGAAACACTTGGACAACATGAATAAAATCATGATGGTGACAGGTCTTATTGTGGGTCTTGCTTACGGAACAGAATTTTTCATCGCTTGGTATTCTGGGAACGAATACGAAGTGTTCGCATTCTGGAATAGAGCATTTGGTCCTTATGGTTGGGCTTACTTTATCATGATTTCTTGTAACGTATTGTCACCACAGGTGTTCTGGTTCCGCAAACTCCGTTACAACATCCCCGTGATGTTTGTTGCTTCCCTTGTGGTGAACGTGGGTATGTGGTTTGAACGATTTGTGATCATGATGACACTAAACCGTGACTTTTTACCATCCAGTTGGGCTATGTATACGCCATCTCTTTTCGACTACGCGATGTTAATCGGAACGTTTGGTATCTTCTTCACTCTCTTCCTTCTCTGGTGCCGAATCATGCCAGTGATTGCGATTGCAGAAGTAAAAACAGTGATGCCACAAAAAGAAGGAGCACACCACTAG
- a CDS encoding DUF3341 domain-containing protein codes for MYLPKLEQFHKYKEMDEGVLGIFDTPEAIMHAAEKTKEKEYTGFDCILPYPVHGIDEAMGTPRSGLPWVTFFAGIFGCTIGISFQYLTHAHDWPLNISGKALNAWFAYVPIIFELTVFAAGIYTVAALCFLSGIPKATRRILHPDLTSHKFGLWIPKSAKGYNESDVVSFVKSLGGSEVTVVKPENQK; via the coding sequence ATGTATCTTCCAAAATTAGAACAGTTTCATAAATACAAAGAAATGGACGAAGGTGTGCTCGGAATATTCGACACTCCTGAAGCCATCATGCATGCGGCAGAAAAAACAAAGGAAAAGGAATACACTGGTTTTGATTGTATCCTTCCTTACCCAGTGCACGGGATTGACGAAGCCATGGGAACTCCTAGATCAGGACTCCCTTGGGTCACTTTCTTTGCGGGGATTTTTGGATGCACCATTGGAATTTCATTCCAATACTTAACGCATGCACATGACTGGCCTCTCAATATCTCGGGAAAAGCTCTCAATGCATGGTTTGCCTATGTGCCAATCATCTTTGAATTAACCGTTTTTGCTGCTGGGATTTACACAGTAGCAGCTTTATGTTTTTTAAGCGGGATTCCCAAAGCAACTCGTCGGATCCTACATCCGGATTTGACGTCTCATAAATTCGGTCTTTGGATTCCAAAGTCTGCTAAAGGGTATAACGAATCCGATGTGGTTTCGTTTGTGAAAAGCCTTGGTGGATCCGAAGTAACCGTTGTGAAACCGGAGAACCAAAAATGA
- a CDS encoding c-type cytochrome, whose translation MKQNIFRVFALVALVFLANCDYKTPVYEYFPNMYDSPARESQEDDSFASNGSASRIPPKGAIPVGYFPYPYAAEATPDTLPGADKGLKNPIGKASLGDLMIGEKRYQTYCTPCHGVQGLGNGSVVGPAPKFQQPPPSVVSERIRSWSDGQIYHIITMGRGLMGSYAYQIEPEDRWKLIAYIRKLQEYEVKNKKAN comes from the coding sequence ATGAAACAAAACATCTTTCGTGTTTTCGCACTCGTGGCATTAGTTTTTCTCGCAAATTGCGATTATAAAACTCCTGTTTATGAATACTTTCCGAATATGTATGACTCTCCTGCAAGAGAGTCCCAAGAGGATGATTCCTTTGCATCGAATGGATCGGCATCTCGCATTCCACCAAAGGGTGCCATCCCAGTGGGATACTTTCCATACCCTTATGCGGCAGAAGCAACTCCGGACACACTTCCTGGTGCCGATAAAGGATTAAAAAATCCGATTGGTAAGGCAAGTTTAGGGGATCTCATGATCGGAGAAAAACGTTACCAAACCTACTGCACACCATGCCATGGTGTCCAAGGTTTAGGAAACGGATCAGTTGTGGGACCGGCTCCAAAGTTCCAACAACCACCTCCATCAGTTGTTTCTGAAAGAATACGTAGTTGGTCCGATGGACAAATCTACCACATCATCACGATGGGTCGGGGTCTTATGGGAAGTTATGCTTACCAAATCGAACCAGAAGACAGATGGAAGCTCATCGCTTACATCCGCAAACTTCAAGAATATGAAGTGAAAAATAAAAAGGCGAACTAG